CGTTCCCGATGCGTGATTATATCAGAGCTCATTCCGACTCGAGGGCTCGACACAGAAACCTCAAACATTAGCACACTCAGAAAGGCAGGGAGCAGTCTGGGTTCGGTTCTGGCAGCTTCCGAACCCGTTGTTTATTTGCTTCCATCGCACCAGATTCTGgcgccagacacacacaatctgctCTTCTTTGTGACTTGTTCATAACACTGGAAGGTTTTTACACCCcttttccagcttcttcttctctactagaaaaaaaagacatatcGATCGCCAtatactttttattgtttgacatgttttgtgGCTCGTAAGGTTCTTTACGATGCAAAATACTTTAATTCTTAACTTAATTTATGTCCTGATTGGCTCTGAGGTTTACTACAAACTGTGAACAAATGTTTTTGACTTGCTCGCTAAGGAATTGATGGTTATTTCAATCCTCACTATCTATACTGTGGCTCTGCATGACAGATAGTCACTGTGCGTCTCTCTAACACTGGGCTGCCTGCTGCCACCAGGTAATGTGGAAACACAAGAAAAGGCTGTGCAGTGGATGGACTGAAATAGTCGTATTGCACAGTATCGCAGCAAATGAATCAAAGGCAGGGAGCCTGAGATAATCATAGCCAGGCACTCTGACAGAGATCAAAAGTAAAACGTCTCTGCACCTGCCACTGTGTGCGGTTTGCCTGGGGGCTCACCGGGGGAACAGGACTGCCCCCCCGGGTCTGAAGGGGCCGTCACACAAACACCGGGGATGACTGATGACTCACGTCGGGACAGATCTCTCAGCTCTGATTTGCGGGCGTCTTGGTTTTTCGAGGATCAGCGTGCTGAGACGCGTGGGGCAGACGTATGGGAGTGAAAACAGATATCATTTGCTAAGCTGATGTGTGGAGGTGTCTCATCTAAAGAGTGTGAGGTCTTGCATCCTGAGCAGACGATtgacacacgtccacagagggagatggagagggtcACTTCAGGTCAGCTCGACGCAGCCGGCTTTTCACCACCGGGGAATTTCAAGCAAAATGGTCCTCACCTGACCCTTGTTAAGTTCGTATGGggacatacagacacacacatacatatacattcatacatatactgtatatgtgtgtgtgtgtatttgtgtgtttctgtttctgtacattcatgtttgtatatatgtgttaTATCTGATACTGTAAGGTTTATTCATACATATGCATACTTCATATTATATGTATCCATTCATATTTATTCCCatttatatctgttcatgtatatttaaatatatatataatatgtatgtatatgtttgATTCTTCCATTTCCAACATTTGTAGAAGAAATTTTAGAATGCTGTTAATAATTCACTGTTAACTGCAGTCACATCTGATTAAATCCAATCCTATGAATAGTACAATAGGTTCCACTGCTCTATACCTTTCACTTGTATTGAATTTTAAAAACCaacaaaagtattttaattATATGGCTACATGGCTATTACTGTTAGTACACACAAggtacacacataaacacaaaatttGGAAAAACATTCATTCTGTTCTTATTGGATAGAACATAATTGTGGTCCATTAGAGCTGGGAAACAAGTGATtgcatttttataatttgaGCACCTATTCATAGCCATATGATTCACACAACTTGAAAATGTCGACAAAAATCTAAGTTTATCTAATAATTATACGATGTGAAGGGTAAATTTAAGCGATGAACAAAGAACCGACTTACTAATCCTTTCCCTGCCGAGCAAACTGACCTGAACAGGAGAGCACTTGGTTCATAAAACTTCCCGAGCAGGAAGTCTGTTTATAGCACATCCTGCCGGAGCTGACCTGCTTGGCACCGCCGCACACTCCACCCTCTCAGCAGCACCGGGCTCGCTGTCAGGCAGCACAGTTGAATTGTGGGATTAAAAATTCAGACATACTGCACAAACTATTATTGTCAGAGGTCCAACAGAAAAGGCTCCAGTTTCAATTAGCAGAGCGCGAGAATCCCACAGGGGGTTATTTTCAATTTTCCAAGGATTGTTCTTTAACACAGTTAATCTCCCCCGATCTTTTAATAACCTGTAAATTGATTAAAAAGCATAATCATCTTTATTCCTCTTTAAACTATTAGAGCAAAAGCATGCGTCCAGTAAaactttctttctgtctgaagGACTTTGAAAACACTGGTCTcaattttctccttttctgttaCAGCTCTCGATGATTAATGAACGACTGCACACACATGTAACAACCCCGAGAGGCCCGGCTGCTACATTTCTCCTCATGCACATTCAGATGCCTCACGTTGGTGTCAAATGTAATAAGTCTGAGTCTCTATTTGATTTGCTGGATTCAGTTTCACCTTCAGGGCTCCTGCGAACCAAAAGGAGATTCTCCTTGGTTCAGCTCCCGAGGCGCCCGGGCCCCTGATGAAAGTCTTGCCCCATTCGGGCTCCTCGCCGCCGTGTGGCCTGGCGTGGGCGGAACGGACTTATCAATGAAACATAATGCAAACTGTGAAGCTCTCGGTTATGAAACGTTTCATTTTTGCACGGCGTGAATATGTAAATGAGTTTCTGTGCACTGTGCGAGAGGACTTATGTCGGAAAAAGTCGAGAATACTTCACATGTTCGGGTTGATACTCGGTCGAGCGGCATCACAGCCCGGTCCTGTTGGAGAAGGGGGGGTGGTGACGTCAAGCCAAGCCACTTGACGGTCAAAGTAGGGTTTTTGATATGTATATTCCCTGAAATTATCATCCTTGTCTCACGATCTCTTGATTTCATTATCTGCAATGAGATGACAAGAGAACTTTTAGAATAATTGCCTGCAATTATTGGATAGACGGCGGCCATTAGCATACTGCTTGTTTCATGGTTTAAAATGGCCCTGTAACCCCTCCACCCCGCCCCCTTTCTAATAGATCTACGAGGGACAATTACCTTTAAAGGGATGATAATGACGGACTAAGTAGAAAACAATTTAAACCAGAAACATGCTCCTGCAACAACAACACGATTGAGGCTCCGTGGCTTCAAGAGGTGAAGACATATTATTTTCCACGGTGGCACATTGAGTAAATCAGACACCATAATCTTTACGTGACAGGACATAAGCTTCTGTCAATTAAAACCCTGTGTAAGGGAGATATTTAAGAATAACAATGAGCTGTGTATACCTTTAGATCCCTATGGAGTGAAATTCATTCACAGGTAATATACACTCTGGAGGCAGCTCTGTGCTGGAAAGTCACTTGTCTCTGACCCCTCGGGCCACCAGCTGTTATCAACAAACACGTCTGTCACCTCCCCGGTCCCCGCTGGCGTCTTTCAATTTCAATTGAAAATGTCTGCTTCCACTTACcttgaaaaacacaagaaaccATTGGATTATAAATTTCCTTAAGTGTCATTCACAGCCTGTCTAAGTTTACAGTGAATAGCACTGCAGTGCAGCAGACACCTCTTTGTGTGGCTTGTGTTTTAGAGAGTTTTGCAGCAGAATCAAATGTGAAATCGTAAATCTGAATTTTAAATTGTCTTCTATAAAAAGGACACTTGTTTTTGATGCGGTGCCATAGCAACACGGAGTTATATCTATTTTGGAAGatgataaaaaaggaaatacatcACCTGATTTAAATGATCCAATGAGGCTCACTATACAGGGCTAAGACAGGGATGTGTACTCTGTGTACTCATCCACCCAGACctgaaacacatgcaaacatacaaTAATACTCCTCACTCAGGCATGTGGGAGAACATAATAGAGACAGTTTCATGAATCCTCTATTGGCTGACATGTTGGCGCCATCTGCTGGTTATTCTCATGAAAAAAACTGTACCATCACCTACCACTAGGAGGATTCTGTACCGTTGCATGTTCTGTTTGAGATTTCAAGGCCTCAAAACAGTTTTCATTACTGAAACCCATTAAACTTAACAAGCCACTTCCTGTGGGATCTTTCAGTTATTTGTCCAGATAAGAGTCTtgagttttgtttctgttctgttctgtttatCTCACAGATAAAAGCCACCTACGCTCCAGCTCTATCACTATTCTTTGACTGGGGAGAGCTATGGAGTCAATCGTACTGGTCGTGTCCCGACTTGGCAACAGCCTCCATCCGTTATCAGTGATAAAAAGTACAATAACAACATGTACTCACGGACAATAAACCTGTGAGTCAGGTCAACTTCATTTCTGCACAGCAGGAAACCACAACAGAGGTTTATCTCAGGGCACTTTTCAGATGGAGCAGGTCACGACTGCGCTCCAGACaataatatcaaataaacaGCGATAGTCAATGTGTAATCAGATTTTACAGTATTGCAATTTACATATAAATTCccaaataaaacataacttaATGATAAATAGAAGCatcagaaacatttttattcacatataaaatgacttttatcatatcatttaatattattaaacctggaaaataataaacaccaTTAAATCGTACTCTCTTGGTGTCTATAGAGTCTGATTCCTCACAGCTTACTCTCCTTTATAAATTAGAATATCCCTCATTTAATAGGATCTGACCCCAACTACTCAGGAGCTAATGGGGGCAGATTGGTAGAATATAGGCCAAGATGGTGAAAAACTAACTTGAAATGTGATGCAAGGCTAAAGAAATCTAGTTAAAACAAGAGAGAATCACATTCTCACTACGCATCAGGGCTTCGTCTGTGACATGTGACCTTTTCTAACATACAGTCCGTGGTGACAGGACAGGCCAACAAGGACAATGGCTGCTGTAAAGGACACAGTGTGCAACTCTGCAGCCAATCGTGTGACTTCAGGAATCACATGATGTcagtgaatctgtgtgtgtgtgtgtgtttcaatgtgGTTACGATCAAACAGTGAAATCAAGGTTCCGGACTGGGAACCAGCGGGAGGCCTTTGTCTGACTGAAGCCTTTCACTGGTGtgctttcattttctctattgtgtgtgtttgtacaatttcaaaaatgttaagAGCAGTTTTGTCAATACAGAATCGCACAATTGAAACCTATTGAAGGCGCTCTATTATATTCTATTATATTCAACATCAAGAACACATACATGACCCACTTTTGTGAGAGTCAAGGTTGAGCAAAGAAAAGTCTGAATGAAGTTCCTTctttaaacaacacaaccaacTGGAGATTGACTGAGACCATTAAACAAGGTAAGTTAATTTTTTATCTTCAACCTActttcccccaccccccaacacTTATCCTCTTTGGTACCAGGGTGTTTCAGCTCTGCCCCTGATATGAGGCCACACTGTGTTAAACATTAAGCTGCAGTCAGGCGGCTGTTCCctcaggtggaggtggagtgaTTGACGGCAGGTTCCTTCTTTATACTCTGACAATAATCTGTAAAGTGTGAAAACTGCAATTTACTGTTTAACGATCATGTTGCTTGTGCTTTATGGCAGGAAGCATTTGTTAGGTGAGCTTTAGTCAAGCTTATCATCTGCTAGGTAAATTTTAAAGGTCCAGGTTTAAGTGTAGAGGGAAAGATTTATACAACTGAATTTATCTATAATATTAGATATGGACAGTgctatcaaaataaatgtaggGTCAACTCTCTGATCAAACTTTATAtttcccaaaacacacaaactatttCTTCATGAACATACTGTCATGTTTAACATCAAACTATGTGCAAAGTTAGCATGTTTTACTAAAAGTTGAAATAtcattcaaattgtatttattaacaTATTCTACTGTAATGATTTGGACACTGAGGTCAATATGAAGCACTTGCGATTAGCCAGAAGATGTTAGCATAGCTCAAGTCAAGCTAATCATCTTCTGGTTATTGCTAAATATTTAGCACAAAAGGcattaaatgtacttaaaataattgaacaatttctttaaactaaatgtaaataaagtataCTACTGTGTAGATTAGGACAGGGAGGTCAATATCCAAAAAAGTAACAAACTAGCAAactgttagcttagcttcaGTCAAGCTAAGCCTTCACTGGTTCTTGCTAAATATGTAGTGTAGTGTCAATTTATGGGCAAAAATATTTGACTGTTTCTTTAAACTGAATTTCTTGTGCCCTTTGATTTAATTCACACTAATCTGTGGCCCTTCCTGGAGCTGCGGAGTGACAGAGGTTTTGTTGGATTCATGAGTTTAAGTCGCACGCTCAAATCTCAGTAAAGGCTCCACGATGGATCTGGAGCTGTCCCATTATTCACTGTCTGTGGAGCAGCTCTGGGATTTGTCTGTGGATTACATCATCGTTAAACTGCTCAGCTCGGGGAGAAGAGTTCCCCGAATAAACCTCCACCGCACAAAACGgaagaaaagcaaaacataaaagtgtattttaacATTGTCGTGCGACTTTAAACAAACTTGCTCTTCAGCTCTTTagctcctgttcctcctctcatAGACAGAATCCCTATCTcataacacagacaaacaaatgagcCCAGGAGGGAGCAGCATGGATTGGTCGAGAGTGACACCTGAGCAGTCACCCCGGGGAGGTGTTCATTGGCTGCTGGAACTGTGCTGTTCACGGATGCTGAGCGTGACTGACTTGCATTGAGCTTTTGTGTAAACATGCCACATATGCAGGCACCGGGGAGCTGAATCCCAAACACCTATATGCTGTCATCTAAAACCATTGGATACACGCCCTGCAACAAAGTAGTACCTTCGTGAAGCCAATGGGTTTTTGAGAGATTGTCACAAGGTGTTGCATCATCACTCTAGGTCATAGACTATGCAGGTATGAGGTGTTGACTCACATACCGTGTTTATAAAACTGCACTTAAAATCATAAAGTAATAAAGAAGTGAGATAACAAACTGGAGTTGTCCCTTAAAGTGAGATATGGCTCCTGAAAGGTCAACGACAGCGATGAGCTCAGCGGCAGGAAGCTCACTGCTGATTAGAGCACAGGGTTCTGTAGGTtatcataacaaacacacagcgaaGACCAAGCATCAACATAAAGGGAATAGTCTGACATTTTGGAAACTAGGCCAAAGACCTCTCCTGCTGAGGGTCAGATGAGAAGAGGGGGATACCGTCCCTGCAGTAAGTATTCAGCTCTAGAAGCTGCCCAGCTAGCTTTGTCGGGAGATAATGAAACGTAATGCTCACTAATTAACACAATAAAACTCTGTGGTTTTATCTGTATGTAAAAACTACAGAGTagaaacaacattaaacagATCAGCCATAGGCAGAAAAACTGTTTACTGCCTCTGTGCTAAACtaagctgctgctgtctccTGCAACATAACCATATAAATGATTTACCAACTTAACAACTTACTTAAAATGGTTACACAAAaatgaaagatgtttttaaaaaggtgaTTAACAATTTAAGTTGTGAAACTGACAAGCAGATACAATAAACTTTCTTCTCTAACTTTTGGTTAGAAAGCAGATAAGCAATTCAGGTCAACGTCTCTGAAATAtggctctgttgtttttattctcaaaaAGAGAGTTTATTTGGCTTGTATAGCTCTGACTCAACCAGAAGAACATGCCGGCTGCACAGAGCCGGGTGTAGGACGCGGCTGTGGAAAAAAGGTGAGCCACTCAGAAACAATCTCTGGAGCTGAGCACCAAAGAACAAAGGGGCCGCGAGATTGCATCCTGGTGCCACGCCCTCGGGGTGTAGAGTCGGGGCCTTTATGGTATCCCTTTTGTTAAGCTGCTCGATACACTCCATACGCCAGAATCCCCTTTCATCTTCCATGGCACGGTGCGGGGGGGAGCGGCGGTGGAAAAAAGGTGGTGTGTACTGAAACGTACCCAAGAAGCATCCAAGCAAAGGTGTCGGAGAAAGGAAGTGAAATAGTTTCAGAGAATTTTGGAAATCTGTGGATTATTTATCTATTGATACAACGGGGATggatttatatgtttatttattattggtAGCACAATTTCAAAAGGTTCTCCATAAGTGGCACGTTGTGAAGAAGAAGTGTACCGAATTTTGACACACGTAAACTAGACGGAATTCGCCGGATGACAACTGAAACCGTTTTTCGTCTCATCAACTATCCGAAGAGGACGGATTAGGGACGTTCTCCCTTCATAATTTCACACAGGATTGAGGAGCAAAATTGTCAAGCCGGAGTTTGATAGATCAATTTAGCAGCTGTTCCAGGAGGCTTTTCCTTCAGCTGTAATTCAATCCCTCCCAGTCTAACAGCATAATGTACGGCACGCTTGATCTGCTATTCATTTGAAGTGTCGTAGCATCCTGCTTTATCTTCTGATGTGGCTGAGTCCTCTTCCACTCCAGCCCTGGCACTGCAGGTTGCTAGGAGctatttgttatatatatatgcgttatttattttcatgggTATTACGGCCTCGCATTAGCAAACACACAGGTTGAGATTTCAGCCTCCATATTTATGCTCATGCTATTGTCAAAGCGGAAGCAATCTAAATACATGCATGTTTGCAACaatagattcattttttttctttctgcataaacacacacacacatggaagaaaaGAGCCAGATGCACACACTGAcgcccacacactgacacacactccgTGCTGTAGGCTTTTATCCTGAGGCACCTGGATTGCCATGAattacacagagagaaacatatTCATTTGGGGAatacacagctacacacacactccttcccAGAGACAGGCCTACTCCTTTTGTCCTGAGGCAGAGACGGATACTATTGTTGGATCACCGGGGAGGTGCAGTAGTTTGGGGCCTTGGGGAGCTCCCTCTAGGTGCACCCTTCTATTTCTGACCCCCCTTCCAAAATCGTGAGGCGGTGGTGGTTTATCTGCGTCAGCCACATGGTCCACTGACATTTGAACGGGGAAAAATATGACTGATGTCATTAGCTGTGGAGGGCAGCAAAGTGAAAGTGCCTGAGTGTCATGTAAGAACCGCGGCGGCATGTCTGTAAAAAGGTCATGAGTGGGGATCTGGCCCAGAATatccaaatgtatttttaaagaaCACTATGAAATGAgcgaggaagaaaaagaaaaaacctgttccaaattaaaaagcagaattccctgtgtccctctcatCCTGTAAGACATGCCGTGTGTGTTCAAGGCATCTgtgcacagcaacacaaacacacgcacatggGACACGAGGACAAAGTTTTCAACCGTCAATACTCTTTCATGCTTGACTCGCTCGGTACAAAATGGTGAAACGGCTCCAATGGAGTGCAACTGTGACATTTATACTTAACCATTCATTTATCACTGCCATTTTGGGAAATGGCAGTTTCCCCATTCAGTTCGAGTGGAACCAATTTACACTGGGTCCATTTTGAATGCGCCGTCTGGAAACTGTAATGCCCGTAAGATGACTTGTATGTTTGTAATACTcacattcaaaaacacattcTGTGCAGCTTTAGTGGACATGAAAGAGCTGttttatctttaaagttgtgtgATGTCAAGGTTTATAACTTATAATGTGAAAGTCAATGGAACCAAATAGCCGCCCCTCCTCTACACTTGGCAATCGCTGCTTGTTGGTACAATGAGACTGTAGCTGTGCTGGCATAGGGTGTGCAgagctttgagctaaatgctaatgtgcttattattataataataatagaaaaacaagtaaaatataGACAAATGCCCCTGTCGTGCAGCTTGACTCTTTACGGATAATCATCACAAACTGGTATCTtatgtgtgaaatgtttttattttctatgcaCAGCAGTGTCAAAAgcagtaaatataaaaaatatttaaagtgtAACTGTAGCGGTAACTGTTGTTTAGGTAATACTAAGGGAAAGGTCACCACCAGCATCATGAGGGAACATCATGTAGAAACTATTTCACTGTTGGTTTAGTGAAATCATTAAAAAGTACTCTGTTTCccataatattttaatttcatttcagTGTGGAGCAAAGTGACGATCCGACAGACCAACCATCCAGTCAGCTTTGCCGTCCCCGGAGCAATTAGGCTAAAATGGCCAAAAGTCTTTGACGAGCCCAAAATGTTTTCACGTCTTTTTTCATAGATATTGTTATTGCCTGTTTTCACCAATATCCACAGTGGCTGGGGCATCATTTTCCTCCACATGGCACATGAAGTCAGCCATAACAAGAGGAGATAAATTCAGCGGTTGGGTGTTGGGTTGAGGCTTCGAAGCAGAATACTGGGTGACAACCAAAAATCAGCTTCCACAGTTTTGCGTTTGAGCACCACATAATCGCCAAAACAAAACACCCGGAGACATCGGCGGCACAGTTGATTACCAGCaaaaaaagagattttaattaaacataattgaaaaagaaaagcaatctGATTGATAcactcagtgtttttgtttcccaAATTTTGCTGGAGGTCGTGAAGCTTTACTCCGTTTTGCCAATTTGCAATTGCAAGATGATTCATCCATCGCACTTTCTATAAAGTGCCAGCAGCTGAAATTAAGTAAATGTGATTTAGTGTGGCACTTTTTGACGGTTAGGTTGAAAATGATGGGGATGTTTTGCTCGTCTCTGTGAAGGAGAGGGTGCATAGTTCATCATTAAAAAATGCACAGCCGCAAGTTTTCACCTGCAAATGTCTGTCATGTGGTTGTGGCTCAATgtcaaatgagaaaaaaactatCTGTGCATGACCGCAGGCACAGAGAGGAGCGAAAACATGCACCTATGGATGTATGTTTTTCACTGCACGTATGCAATGGAGGGAGGTTTGATTACACTCTGCCTAACAGGCGGTCTGTCTGGGTCATGCAGGCTGCTTGCGTaacatgtttccatgttatTGTGTATCTCTCAAAGACCCTAAACGCACTATCGCTTGCTGACGTGCAGGGCCCTACATGCCCTCCTCCTTGAggccccacctcctcccacctgaCCCAAAGTTCAACCACTCTTCTTGCCGGGAAATGACAGGTGTTCGACTAACCCCATTTCTCAGCTGCAGGTATATATAAGGGGCGTGTGGAGGCCGAGGGTTAGTCTGTGAAGGTGTTGCTTGCTGTGAATGGTTACAGAGGAAGAGACACTGCATCTGTGAAAGTTTGAGTATTTATCCAAGAAGGACAGCGCTCAGCTTCTGATCTCAGCCTGGTAAACACATCTCTCCTCTTATAGAACAACTCTGATCCTTACAATGCATAAAAATTGCCGGTGGGGGCTTTAATTCTGGATTCATATTGATCTTTCAGGTTGTTTTATTGTACTTGTATCACTATGCAAGATAAGGTTGAACCTTTATTGGCCCTATGCAGACGTGCACAATGTTATTGGGCACTTTGTCCCAACTGTATTGACATATAAAGATTTGGGGGTTTTGTCAGGTTTGGTGTTGTCTGTGTTGGCTCTTAAAATTTGAATGTGAAATTGTAAATAGCTACAGCTCATATTGCACATATCTATTTTCTGGTGTCTATAATATCTGTATactgtttttatacttttaattGTATGCTGCCTATAAAACCACAGCAATTCCCTTGTGTGTTTATACCATATAGACTGTGGTTTATATCTACTCTTGCCATAAAAGCCTGATTCTAAATGGCCAGTTTAGCTCGTGTTACGTGCTGCACCCTTCACTTCTCACTGCCCCCCCTCACACGCGCACTTCCTTATGTTTTGCATCCATTTAAGTCGATGTTCGCACTTTCACTTCAGGGCTGTGTAGAGCCATCCTGCCTGGTGTGTGCGCCTGAGCCGGACGAGGGGGCGGTGGGGCGGCGCCACGTCATATCGGCCGCCGCGCTCCTATTGGCTGCCGCGTCTCACCCGACACAGCTGTGATTGTTTTCTGCAGAGGAAGCTCTCGTCTCTGGTATGAACCCAATGCTGAGGAATGgagtgtgcgcgcgtgtgtgagagagtcaACGATGATGTGAGCACACAACTGGACTGATCCGTGTTGTTGTTAAACGCAGGGGCTTCGATCGGCTGATGAGCAGCagcgcaggaggaggaagaggagggttgaGTTTGGACCAGACTGCGAAGACGTCTGGAGATCGAGGTAAGaggcttctccctcctcttcatcacagttAGTTTTAAACagccctgcatgtgtgtgagtctgtgtgtgagtgtgcgtgtgcattcATGACATCGTTTCCCTGCTCCCCTCCAGCCCCAAAGTGCCAAATGCCCAGACTGGAGTCccgctgctggagctgctcctgTGCGTCGAGCGTGGAAGCCAAGCACTCGTCCTCCGAAGCGACCTGGTTGGCGGCCAAAGCCGAAGAGATGATGTCCATCATCACGTCGGTGCTGAGCCAGGCCTACGGCTCCCTGCACGACGTCCGCACGGCCAACCTGATCCGCCGGGGCCTCGTCCTCTTCACGGTGGGGGTCTTCCTCGCCCTGGTGCTCAACTTGCTCCAGATCCAGAGACACGTCACGCTGTTCCCCGAGGAGGTGCTGGCCACCCTGTTCTCCTCCGCCTGGTGGATCCCGCCGTGCTGCGGCACCGGGGCCGGTGAGTACCAGCAAACACGGGGGATGGAAAGAAGTAcatgttgttggtttgtttgttttttttaatgaggaggagaggtgtgtgtgtgtgtgtgtgtgtggggggggggtgatcggTTTGACCCGGGTTATCTGAGGACTAACTTTTGAGACAAAGGAAtgtggggaggggaggagtcAGGGTTCTGCAGCCTTTCCCccatatataaacattaactataataaagtataaaccCTCAGAAATCAACTTAATGAATAATTCCTGCTGCACATTCATGTTTAAATCCCCCCTGAGGGGTTTATTTGCACCTCGTGCCAGACTACTTTGAAAAATGTGGcgttttaaaactaa
The window above is part of the Platichthys flesus chromosome 21, fPlaFle2.1, whole genome shotgun sequence genome. Proteins encoded here:
- the insig1 gene encoding insulin-induced gene 1 protein, with product MSSSAGGGRGGLSLDQTAKTSGDRAPKCQMPRLESRCWSCSCASSVEAKHSSSEATWLAAKAEEMMSIITSVLSQAYGSLHDVRTANLIRRGLVLFTVGVFLALVLNLLQIQRHVTLFPEEVLATLFSSAWWIPPCCGTGAAVVGLLYPCLDSHLGEPHKFKREWASVMRCIAVFVGINHASVKLDFDNNVQLSLTLAALSLGLWWTFDRSRSGFGLGITTAFLATVFTQLLVYNGVYQYTSPDFLYVRSWLPCIFFSGGVTVGNIGRQLAMGGVEKPHMD